One Candidatus Eisenbacteria bacterium DNA window includes the following coding sequences:
- a CDS encoding MOSC domain-containing protein — protein sequence MKPVVSRLVSVRVGLIARYPRPKWDKTSGTTWASAYIKSPVTGAVAVGALGLAGDQQYDRRHHGGEQMAVLAYADSHYEAWRDELDIHEMGPGGFGENLTVSGIDETSVCIGDTWAVGDVRLQVSQPRGPCMNIARRWDRADLLEKVAASGRSGWYLRVLTPGTIAVNQPFKLLERLHPDFTVAKVLALRMGHEKSADLAARLTECAELSPVWREKFAVAAE from the coding sequence AGTGGGACAAGACCTCCGGCACCACGTGGGCGAGCGCCTACATCAAGAGCCCGGTCACGGGTGCGGTCGCGGTCGGCGCGCTCGGGTTGGCCGGCGACCAGCAATACGATCGTCGACATCACGGCGGCGAGCAGATGGCGGTGCTCGCGTATGCCGATTCGCACTACGAGGCGTGGCGCGACGAGCTCGACATTCACGAAATGGGCCCCGGCGGTTTCGGCGAGAACCTGACCGTGTCGGGTATCGACGAGACCAGTGTCTGCATCGGCGACACCTGGGCGGTCGGTGACGTGCGGTTGCAGGTTTCTCAACCACGCGGGCCGTGCATGAACATCGCGCGTCGCTGGGATCGGGCGGACCTGCTCGAGAAAGTCGCGGCGTCGGGGCGCAGCGGCTGGTATCTGCGCGTGCTCACGCCCGGCACGATCGCAGTCAATCAGCCCTTCAAGTTGCTGGAGCGCCTGCATCCCGACTTCACGGTCGCGAAGGTGCTGGCGCTTCGCATGGGACACGAGAAGAGCGCGGATCTCGCGGCACGGCTCACCGAGTGTGCAGAGCTGTCGCCCGTCTGGCGGGAGAAGTTCGCGGTCGCCGCGGAATAG